TCAATAGAGAATAATCGTGATTATCCTAACACCTACCGCGTCTTAAATTAAAACATTCATGATGAGAGTTTTCGTAAGTTCTATGAAATAGCTTTAAGTGACGCTTTATACTATTATTAAATATCCCTCTAGGTTTTCGGATCCATCCTGCTGTTAGCTTCAACCTGTTCTGGTTCCTATTGGGGTCAAGGCTCCCAAGCAACTCACTGGGATCACTATGCTGTAGGACACAAGGCATGGCACGGACCACAGCACTACCCGGTCATTGTGAAAGGTGTTCCAGTCGAGACCCCAGAGGTTCAACACGCCAAAGCCGCTCACGCTGCTGCTCATGATAAGGTGTCGAAACATGACCAGTATTTACCAGCTCATGAATCCACCCACCACTACGCCAAGAGCTACTACAGCGTTCAACACGTTCCAGTGATCAAGAATGGAGTCCCGGTCGAAACACCAGAGGTTCAGCATGCCAAGGCCGCTCATGCAGCTGCGCACGCCAAGGCTGCAAAGTACGATCTGTACGCACCGATCCATGGGGATTACTACGGTAGAAGTTATGAGCATCACTATGTTCCGGTAATCAAGAATGGCTTCCCAGTGGAAACTCCAGAAGTTATGCATGCAAAGGCGGCTCACTTCGCGGCCCATGTTGAAGCAAAAGCAAGACTACACAAACGCTCAGCATACTCTGTCCCACAGGCTTACGTTCCACTCGACATACCGGAAGTAGCCGCTGCAAAGATCGCTCATCTCGCCGCTCACGCTGCGGCCAAAACCGGTTACGGGTCTCCAGCACCCCAGTATTGGGATCATCATGCTTCGGTCCAGAAGGCTTGGCATGGACCTCTGCACTATCCGGTCATTGTGAAGGGTGTACCAGTCGAGACCCCAGAGGTCCAACACGCCAAGGCTGCTCATGCCGCCGCCTATGCGAAAGTGGCAAATTCCGACCGATACATTCCGATTTATGAGGATCAGTATGCTAGAAACTATGGTTCCTCGTATGGTTCCCAATACGTTCCCGTGATCAAGAATGGAGTTCCCGTCGAAACACCGGAGGTGCAGCATGCTAGGGCTGTTTTCTTCAACGCCTATGCCACTTCCAGTGCCCAAGCTAGATCCCACGGACacgatgatggtgatgatggttCCTACAAGCCAGAGTTGTATCATCGCCAGTACTGAACAGCAGATGGCCAGAAATTCGCAACGCTCAGTCATGCCCGACTATTACTCATCTGCTGAGTGCAAAACCGATTAATGCTGTCCCACTTCAAGAAGAGTTTTTCCATAAATAGCGTTCATAATGATCTACCTTATTTGTGGGAATAGCTTCGTAGTTGTTAGAAAAGTATTGAACACCTAATTGAGAATTCACTAATTTTATGTCAAATTCCGGCATTCGATTAATTTCCGACAAATTTTGaactgtaataaaataaaatttcctGGGAAAAATGTCTTATATTTTATCTAAAAGCAAGGGGATTTACCGATAATTCGCAAAATCAACAAACTCAAAAAAgcttaaaaaataaacaaaaacctgAAACTTTTGGAAAtgtcaaaaatttaaacaaatttaaaaatccaatttttttttaaatcctttaaaactaaaaaaaaatcaaaaaatttaaaatatatatatcaaaaaggtcgaaaacaattaaaaaacaaaCCTAAAATTCGAACAGTTGcaactatgagaattttttcttcaaaataccTTTAAAgcttcgaaaataaaaaaaatgaaaaaatcgtaagaattaataaaataaaaaaaaaactcaaaaatgaaaaaaactgaaaaaaaaatcaaaaacaattcaaaattcTAAACTTTTGAATATTCTGAAATTTTTCTtctaaattcaaaaataaaaaaaattaaaaaacaaattaacaaaaTCAGTTATGAAACTGTCAAAAATGTGAAGGAATTTCTAAATGCGTCAATAAAAATACTAAAACAatttaattaattgaaaaagttttgaaaacaaGTTTCACAAGTTTAAATAAATGTTAAAAATGCAAACaaacttcaaaattttaaattctGTAAAATAGAGTTTAAAGACAGTGGAATATATAGTTTTGAAAACCTTTGAAAGGCAAACCAATTTAAAACCACTCAAAAATGCAAacgaaaatacataaaaaaacgaattttttaaattcaaacaatccaaaaatttctaaaaaatgacaaaacaaatgacaaaacaaaataaaaaaaaatattttaaattcgaaaattccaaaatatagaaaattaaaaCTAAATTGTTGAAACAAAAACTTCAAAGGGTTTCAAAATGCTAAAATGTTTGCATTTTTAGCATTTTGAAACCTATTGGGGTTTTTAAactccaaaatttaaaaacttaaaaaatattctaaaaaatttttaaaaattgtaaatctaaaaatcaagttcgaaaacaatttgcaaaataaatttaaaaaaccgtAGACAAATTGAAACAGTTTAAGACATTGAAAAAGatttaaaaacaattttgaaactagtttttaaaaatcttaaaaatcttAAATATAACTTAAATATTCTAAATTGTagaagaaatattttgaataaatttttgaaaaatcaaaacaattcaaagtaattaaaaaaatgcagaaAATGAATAAAAGATATGAAAAAATCGTTTGTTTCAAGTTAAGCAATTCGAAAATTTCTTAAAATGTCAAaattaaatttacaaatttaaaaatccataaTCGGAAAAAATAAGAAGTCCcctaaaaaataataatgggCTTAATATTTGAAatcaatataaaaatttattttttttttcaaaaattttgatttttgaaaaaaaaataaatttttacccTCACGAGAttaaaaacaaataagaaaatcaAGATGTAAACGAATTTTAAAATGCCACagataaaaaaagttaaattcaggaaaaaacgaaaaaataagaaaaaatcgaagaattttaattttttttcttgaaagtctaaaaaattgaaacaagtaaataaattcagaaacctttcaaaaaaaatcaaaaaaatcaaatgaaaaaatgtcaaaagtgtAATCGAAATTATAAATGCGACAATAAAtaagatatttgaaattttaaaattaagaaaaaagaaaactaaATACTTAAATCAAAAGTTCAAAATGCTAAAAGTgtgtgaaaattcaaaaactcgaaagaaatatttgaataaaccaataaaaatgaaaactattaGAAAAATCAAAGGAAAACTCCGACagtttcaaaaaatatgaaaaattttatgaaaattggtaAATGTATAACAGTATTTATAAATAgaagaaatttaaaaagaattttaGAAAgtcaaaaattcaaacaaatttaaaaattcaaaaataataaaaaaaaactttgagaaacgatttcaaaaattcataaagttGAAATAAAGAAAGACTGACAAAATGTCAAAACGCTCACAATTttggaaatagaaaaaataaaaaaaaatttaactgaaaaatgaaaacgattcaaagaaataaaaaaaaacaaaataatccaagtaattaaaaaaacaattaaaacaaaataaaacaattaaaaattaaaatatttcgaaaaataaaaaaaaactctacacGGATCTGTAAATAAACTTACGCATCGTCATTCTGCATTCATTTAAAAACATCGAACTCTGCGCTTAACTTCAGCCATACAGGCTCCTCAGTTACCGGAAGATCTTGTTTAGATTCGTTGGAGATGTTTGGCATTTTTAACTTCCTGCATTTttccattcctattttctaAGCCATAATTCGCATCGAGAGTTTTCCAACATCTTCTTCACCTTTCTGTCCATAGTACGATCCGCAAGTTCAATACTTTTGTCACTTCTTGGTTTCCTTCGGATGGTCAAATTTTCAGAAAATGCTTTTAACACACTGTGTAAAGTAGATTTGGTCAAATTCATTTTGGGGAATCGCTTGCAGTTGTTTATCATCCATTAAGATCTCGTGGCAATATAATACTGTGTTTCTGGATTACTTTCGAGCACATACCAGTTATCAGTTTCAAAATGACATATGATTCAAGAAGAAACTTGGCAGATTCCAAACTatcaaagaaaatttttttttaattccccgATAGTTGCCTGAATATCAACACCCATACTCTTCGTTTTTCTTACGTTCTTTTCGTTCCCTTATCGCGCAGCATAAGGCCACCAAAAACTCTCGACCGAATCAAGCTCGATCGCCATCAATCTCACAACCTCCCCCAGTGAGATATCACCTCGGCTGGTGTGGATGCTTGGTGGAAGCTAAGAAAGCACCATTAATCATTCCATCAGGAATGGTTGGCTCGAAACAAAGAATCACTCCCAGCCGGCCAGCCACCGGCCGGATCCACTGCATATGGAGAAAAGACAGGGCCAATGGCGCGAGCAATAATTGATCGTAATTGTTTGATATTAATTcctgttaataattcatcattaGCTGATGCTGCGCTTGGTTCGTGGGCAAGCA
The Toxorhynchites rutilus septentrionalis strain SRP chromosome 2, ASM2978413v1, whole genome shotgun sequence genome window above contains:
- the LOC129765915 gene encoding pupal cuticle protein-like — protein: MRVFVFGSILLLASTCSGSYWGQGSQATHWDHYAVGHKAWHGPQHYPVIVKGVPVETPEVQHAKAAHAAAHDKVSKHDQYLPAHESTHHYAKSYYSVQHVPVIKNGVPVETPEVQHAKAAHAAAHAKAAKYDLYAPIHGDYYGRSYEHHYVPVIKNGFPVETPEVMHAKAAHFAAHVEAKARLHKRSAYSVPQAYVPLDIPEVAAAKIAHLAAHAAAKTGYGSPAPQYWDHHASVQKAWHGPLHYPVIVKGVPVETPEVQHAKAAHAAAYAKVANSDRYIPIYEDQYARNYGSSYGSQYVPVIKNGVPVETPEVQHARAVFFNAYATSSAQARSHGHDDGDDGSYKPELYHRQY